The following proteins are co-located in the Tripterygium wilfordii isolate XIE 37 chromosome 2, ASM1340144v1, whole genome shotgun sequence genome:
- the LOC120016792 gene encoding sodium channel modifier 1-like, with the protein MSVFGGDSWAREAQQRKRRVDDLIVEGVDASSYRKLSSGKFACFVCLHNPILDNPLMLSMHRKGSRHRAADSRLKEKELSRQYEINKRIAFSESPTRFDNSSTYAQKVRLASKPLIQQTRKATSEIISNTNPPQKSRNGSCNVNFNWEGATNAESALGESSSVPLLESNNVMVAQHQLDLRERRERELKFIEAGWKRDGHGKWFKDENVEFDSDEEDPNDCLL; encoded by the exons atgaGTGTGTTCGGAGGAGACAGTTGGGCAAGAGAGGCTCAACAGAGGAAGAGGAGAGTGGACGATCTCATCGTAGAAGGCGTCGACGCGTCCTCCTACAGGAAGCTCTCGAGCGGAAAATTTGCTTGCTTTGTCTGCTTACACAATCCCATTCTCGACAATCCTCTTATGCTCTCC ATGCACCGCAAGGGATCGCGCCATCGTGCTGCCGATTCACGTCTGAAGGAAAAGGAATTGTCAAGACAATATGAGATCAACAAGAGAATAGCATTTTCGGAATCCCCTACCAGGTTTGACAACTCTAGTACTTATGCCCAAAAAGTCCGATTAGCAAGTAAACCTCTGATTCAACAAACAAGGAAGGCCACTTCTGAGATAATTAGCAACACGAATCCTCCGCAGAAGTCCAGAAATGGAAGTTGTAATGTGAATTTCAACTGGGAGGGTGCCACAAATGCAGAATCGGCACTTGGTGAAAGTAGCTCAGTTCCATTGCTAGAATCAAATAACGTAATGGTTGCACAACACCAGTTGGATTTGAGGGAGCGCCGGGAGAGAGAGCTCAAGTTTATCGAAGCAGGTTGGAAGCGTGATGGTCATGGGAAATGGTTTAAAGATGAAAAT GTTGAATTTGATTCTGACGAGGAGGATCCAAATGACTGTCTTCTATAG
- the LOC120008894 gene encoding CDPK-related kinase 5-like isoform X2: MGTCASKPPKSNPYADRDQPSDLPEPAQTPKSQADRDLLTAIKQSPFFPFYTPSPAHGVKAPKSPASSTPMRIFRRPFPPPSPAKHIKAVLRLRREKKAVAIPEDEESDEPAELDKRFGFSKEFTSRLEVAEELGRGHFGYTCSAKFKKGERKGQKVAVKVIPKSKMTTAIAVEDVRREVKILRALTGHNNLVQFYDAFEDPENVYIVMELCEGGELLDQILSRGGKYSEDDAKTVLMQILNVVAFFHLQGVVHRDLKPENFLYTSKDENSKLKAIDFGLSDFVRPDERLNDIVGSAYYVAPEVLHRSYSTEADVWSIGVIAYILLCGSRPFWARTESGIFRAVLKAEPSFDEDPWPSLSSEAKDFVKLLLNKDPRKRMTAAQALIHPWIRNHRDVKVPLDILILRLMKAYLRSSSLRKAALRALSRTLTADELFYLKEQFALLDPENNGSITLEDIKMVLMKNATDSMRESRIIDYLLSKNGL, from the exons ATGGGAACCTGCGCCTCCAAGCCTCCCAAATCAAACCCTTACGCTGACAGAGATCAGCCAAGTGACCTTCCTGAACCTGCGCAGACTCCGAAGTCCCAGGCGGACCGGGACCTTCTCACGGCCATCAAGCAGTCTCCGTTCTTCCCATTCTACACCCCGAGCCCTGCCCATGGCGTCAAGGCTCCGAAATCTCCGGCCAGCTCCACTCCGATGCGGATCTTTAGACGGCCTTTCCCTCCGCCTTCTCCGGCCAAACACATCAAGGCGGTGCTCCGCCTCCGGAGGGAGAAGAAGGCGGTCGCGATTCCGGAGGACGAGGAGAGTGATGAGCCGGCGGAGTTGGACAAGAGATTTGGGTTCTCGAAGGAGTTCACTAGTCGGTTAGAGGTAGCGGAGGAGCTCGGTCGAGGTCATTTTGGATATACTTGCTCCGCCAAGTTCAAAAAAGGTGAACGCAAAGGCCAGAAGGTCGCTGTCAAGGTCATCCCCAAGTCTAAG ATGACAACAGCTATTGCAGTTGAGGATGTAAGAAGGGAAGTGAAAATTTTACGCGCCTTGACAGGACATAACAATCTTGTACAATTCTATGATGCATTTGAAGACCCTGAAAATGTCTATATAGTTATGGA GTTATGTGAAGGAGGGGAACTTTTAGACCAAATACTTTCACG TGGTGGGAAATACTCAGAAGATGATGCCAAGACTGTCTTGATGCAAATACTTAATGTGGTTGCATTTTTTCATCTCCAGGGTGTGGTTCACCGAGATCTCAAACCAGAG AACTTCTTGTATACTTCTAAAGATGAGAATTCCAAGCTGAAAGCGATAGACTTTGGCTTGTCAGATTTTGTCAGACCAG ATGAAAGGCTTAATGACATTGTAGGAAGCGCATACTATGTGGCCCCTGAAGTTCTGCATAGATCTTATAGTACAGAAGCAGATGTATGGAGTATAGGCGTAATAGCATACATTTTATTATGTGGTAGTCGTCCATTTTGGGCTCGGACAGAGTCTGGCATTTTCCGGGCTGTCTTGAAAGCTGAACCAAGTTTTGATGAAGATCCTTGGCCTTCATTATCTTCAGAGGCGAAGGATTTTGTCAAGCTTCTATTGAATAAGGACCCCAGAAAGCGAATGACAGCTGCTCAGGCTTTAA tTCATCCTTGGATCCGGAATCATCGTGATGTAAAAGTTCCGCTTGATATTTTGATACTTCGACTCATGAAGGCATACTTGCGATCATCATCTTTGCGTAAGGCTGCTTTAAGG GCTCTGTCTAGAACGCTAACTGCCGATGAACTCTTTTATCTGAAGGAGCAATTTGCATTGTTAGATCCTGAAAATAATGGTAGCATAACCTTAGAAGATATTAAGATG GTTCTAATGAAAAATGCGACAGATTCGATGAGGGAGTCTCGCATTATTGATTATCTTCTTTCG AAGAATGGACTTTGA
- the LOC120008894 gene encoding CDPK-related protein kinase-like isoform X1, producing MGTCASKPPKSNPYADRDQPSDLPEPAQTPKSQADRDLLTAIKQSPFFPFYTPSPAHGVKAPKSPASSTPMRIFRRPFPPPSPAKHIKAVLRLRREKKAVAIPEDEESDEPAELDKRFGFSKEFTSRLEVAEELGRGHFGYTCSAKFKKGERKGQKVAVKVIPKSKMTTAIAVEDVRREVKILRALTGHNNLVQFYDAFEDPENVYIVMELCEGGELLDQILSRGGKYSEDDAKTVLMQILNVVAFFHLQGVVHRDLKPENFLYTSKDENSKLKAIDFGLSDFVRPDERLNDIVGSAYYVAPEVLHRSYSTEADVWSIGVIAYILLCGSRPFWARTESGIFRAVLKAEPSFDEDPWPSLSSEAKDFVKLLLNKDPRKRMTAAQALIHPWIRNHRDVKVPLDILILRLMKAYLRSSSLRKAALRALSRTLTADELFYLKEQFALLDPENNGSITLEDIKMVLMKNATDSMRESRIIDYLLSLNAPQYRRMDFEEFCAAALSVHQLEALDRWEQHARCAYEIFEKDGNRAIVIEELASELGLGPSIPVHAVLHDWIRHTDGKLSFLGFVKLLHGTSSRSGTKPH from the exons ATGGGAACCTGCGCCTCCAAGCCTCCCAAATCAAACCCTTACGCTGACAGAGATCAGCCAAGTGACCTTCCTGAACCTGCGCAGACTCCGAAGTCCCAGGCGGACCGGGACCTTCTCACGGCCATCAAGCAGTCTCCGTTCTTCCCATTCTACACCCCGAGCCCTGCCCATGGCGTCAAGGCTCCGAAATCTCCGGCCAGCTCCACTCCGATGCGGATCTTTAGACGGCCTTTCCCTCCGCCTTCTCCGGCCAAACACATCAAGGCGGTGCTCCGCCTCCGGAGGGAGAAGAAGGCGGTCGCGATTCCGGAGGACGAGGAGAGTGATGAGCCGGCGGAGTTGGACAAGAGATTTGGGTTCTCGAAGGAGTTCACTAGTCGGTTAGAGGTAGCGGAGGAGCTCGGTCGAGGTCATTTTGGATATACTTGCTCCGCCAAGTTCAAAAAAGGTGAACGCAAAGGCCAGAAGGTCGCTGTCAAGGTCATCCCCAAGTCTAAG ATGACAACAGCTATTGCAGTTGAGGATGTAAGAAGGGAAGTGAAAATTTTACGCGCCTTGACAGGACATAACAATCTTGTACAATTCTATGATGCATTTGAAGACCCTGAAAATGTCTATATAGTTATGGA GTTATGTGAAGGAGGGGAACTTTTAGACCAAATACTTTCACG TGGTGGGAAATACTCAGAAGATGATGCCAAGACTGTCTTGATGCAAATACTTAATGTGGTTGCATTTTTTCATCTCCAGGGTGTGGTTCACCGAGATCTCAAACCAGAG AACTTCTTGTATACTTCTAAAGATGAGAATTCCAAGCTGAAAGCGATAGACTTTGGCTTGTCAGATTTTGTCAGACCAG ATGAAAGGCTTAATGACATTGTAGGAAGCGCATACTATGTGGCCCCTGAAGTTCTGCATAGATCTTATAGTACAGAAGCAGATGTATGGAGTATAGGCGTAATAGCATACATTTTATTATGTGGTAGTCGTCCATTTTGGGCTCGGACAGAGTCTGGCATTTTCCGGGCTGTCTTGAAAGCTGAACCAAGTTTTGATGAAGATCCTTGGCCTTCATTATCTTCAGAGGCGAAGGATTTTGTCAAGCTTCTATTGAATAAGGACCCCAGAAAGCGAATGACAGCTGCTCAGGCTTTAA tTCATCCTTGGATCCGGAATCATCGTGATGTAAAAGTTCCGCTTGATATTTTGATACTTCGACTCATGAAGGCATACTTGCGATCATCATCTTTGCGTAAGGCTGCTTTAAGG GCTCTGTCTAGAACGCTAACTGCCGATGAACTCTTTTATCTGAAGGAGCAATTTGCATTGTTAGATCCTGAAAATAATGGTAGCATAACCTTAGAAGATATTAAGATG GTTCTAATGAAAAATGCGACAGATTCGATGAGGGAGTCTCGCATTATTGATTATCTTCTTTCG CTAAATGCACCTCAATACAGAAGAATGGACTTTGAAGAGTTCTGTGCAGCTGCATTAAGTGTCCACCAGCTGGAGGCACTTGATCGCTGGGAACAACATGCCCGTTGTGCATATGAGATTTTTGAAAAGGATGGGAATCGGGCTATTGTGATTGAGGAACTTGCTTCA GAACTTGGGCTAGGCCCCTCCATCCCAGTTCATGCTGTTCTCCATGATTGGAT